From Salinicoccus roseus, one genomic window encodes:
- a CDS encoding pyruvate, water dikinase regulatory protein, protein MSKIKVIVASDSVGETGELVAKACLSQFNVDESDEVLIRYPYIESEENVDDVIDLAKSKNAIVVFTIITPELRKYIKQELQTENIASVDIMGPLMSILEGKAEEAPYYEPGRVHRLDEDYFKKIEAIEFAVKYDDGKDASGLDKADIVLIGVSRTSKTPLSQYLAHKKYKVMNVPMVPEVTPPKELYNVDPHKCVGLKINPTSLNKIRKERLAQLGLKDTASYANDQRIQEELDYFNEVIGKIGCPVIDVSEKAIEETANEILDYVEGRPDIKG, encoded by the coding sequence ATGTCTAAGATTAAAGTGATCGTTGCTTCGGATTCCGTCGGAGAGACGGGTGAACTGGTGGCCAAGGCATGCCTGTCCCAGTTCAATGTTGATGAATCCGATGAAGTACTGATCCGCTATCCATATATTGAATCGGAGGAGAACGTGGATGATGTCATCGACCTTGCCAAAAGCAAGAATGCCATCGTCGTATTCACGATCATCACCCCCGAGCTCAGGAAGTATATAAAGCAGGAACTGCAGACCGAGAATATCGCATCGGTGGATATCATGGGACCGCTGATGAGCATATTGGAAGGCAAGGCCGAAGAGGCCCCGTACTATGAGCCGGGCCGTGTCCACCGTCTCGATGAGGATTATTTCAAGAAGATCGAGGCCATCGAGTTTGCAGTGAAGTATGATGATGGCAAGGATGCAAGCGGCCTCGACAAGGCGGATATCGTGCTGATCGGCGTGTCAAGGACGTCCAAGACCCCGCTGTCGCAGTACCTTGCCCATAAGAAATACAAAGTGATGAACGTACCGATGGTACCCGAGGTCACACCGCCGAAGGAACTCTATAATGTGGATCCGCATAAATGCGTCGGCCTGAAGATCAACCCGACCTCATTGAACAAGATAAGGAAGGAACGGCTCGCACAGCTCGGCCTCAAGGATACGGCGAGCTATGCCAACGACCAGAGGATACAGGAGGAGCTGGACTACTTCAACGAAGTGATCGGTAAGATCGGCTGTCCGGTCATCGATGTCTCTGAGAAGGCAATCGAGGAAACCGCAAACGAAATTTTGGATTATGTCGAAGGCAGACCCGACATCAAAGGATGA
- a CDS encoding helix-turn-helix transcriptional regulator, whose amino-acid sequence MELNQRQEKILKIVKQHGPITGSKIAEQLSLTRATLRPDLAILTMSGYLDARPRVGYFYTGKESEEVMTSKIRNILVSEVQSVPILIKEDTSIYEAVVKMFLEDVGTLYAIDNDKALAGVISRKDLLRGTMGGNDIEKTPVSVIMTRKPNITICYPNDLLIYAANQLIEKQIDSLPVVEERDGIDQVIGRITKTTITRVFVNLME is encoded by the coding sequence ATGGAACTGAATCAGAGACAGGAAAAGATACTTAAAATAGTAAAGCAGCACGGGCCGATCACCGGCAGCAAGATTGCAGAACAGCTGTCGCTGACCCGGGCGACGCTCAGACCCGACCTGGCAATACTGACCATGTCGGGATATCTGGATGCAAGGCCCCGGGTCGGCTACTTCTATACCGGCAAGGAGTCCGAGGAAGTGATGACTTCCAAAATCAGGAACATACTTGTCAGCGAAGTCCAGAGCGTACCCATTCTGATCAAGGAGGACACCTCAATCTACGAGGCGGTCGTCAAAATGTTCCTTGAGGATGTCGGCACCCTGTATGCCATCGACAACGACAAGGCATTGGCAGGTGTCATTTCCAGGAAGGACCTGCTCAGGGGGACAATGGGCGGCAATGATATTGAGAAGACACCGGTGAGCGTCATCATGACCAGGAAGCCGAACATCACCATATGCTATCCGAATGACCTTCTGATCTATGCGGCAAACCAGCTGATCGAAAAGCAGATCGATTCCCTGCCTGTCGTCGAGGAGCGGGATGGCATCGACCAGGTGATCGGAAGGATCACCAAGACCACCATTACAAGAGTATTTGTTAATCTCATGGAATAA
- a CDS encoding glycine--tRNA ligase, translated as MEMETIVNLAKTRGFVFPGSEIYGGLANTWDYGPLGVELKNNIKQAWWKKFIQESPYNVGLDAAILMNPKTWEASGHLGNFNDPMIDCKECKSRHRADKLIEDVIQKEDDSFVADGLSFDEMKHIIEERDIRCPNCGAHNYTEIRQFNLMFKTFQGVTESSTNEIFLRPETAQGIFVNYKNAQRTMRKKLPFGIGQVGKSFRNEITPGNFTFRTREFDQMELEFFCKPGTEIEWQNYWKDFAVKWLKDLNMSEAKTRLRDHDDDELSHYSNATTDIEYKFPFGWGELWGIASRTDFDLRQHMEHSNEDFTYHDQETGEKFIPYCIEPSLGLDRVTLAFLCDAYEEEELDNGEKRTVLRFHPQLAPFKAAVLPLSKKLSGDAIKVFEKIAGDFNVEFDESQSIGKRYRRQDEIGTPYCITFDFDSLEDNKVTVRDRDTMEQTRVAIDELNDFLKEKFKY; from the coding sequence ATGGAAATGGAAACGATTGTGAATCTGGCAAAAACGAGAGGTTTTGTATTCCCAGGCAGTGAGATATACGGCGGCCTGGCGAACACATGGGACTACGGCCCCCTCGGCGTCGAGCTCAAAAACAACATCAAGCAGGCATGGTGGAAGAAATTCATCCAGGAGTCCCCATACAATGTCGGGCTGGATGCAGCAATACTGATGAACCCGAAGACATGGGAAGCATCCGGCCACCTCGGCAACTTCAACGATCCGATGATCGACTGCAAGGAATGCAAGTCCCGCCACCGTGCGGACAAGCTGATTGAAGATGTCATCCAGAAGGAGGACGATTCCTTTGTTGCAGACGGACTGAGCTTCGATGAGATGAAGCACATCATCGAGGAGCGCGATATCCGTTGCCCGAACTGTGGTGCACACAACTACACGGAAATCAGACAGTTCAACCTGATGTTCAAGACATTCCAGGGTGTCACTGAATCCTCAACCAATGAAATCTTCCTGAGGCCGGAAACGGCACAGGGCATATTCGTCAACTACAAGAATGCACAGCGCACGATGCGCAAGAAGCTGCCTTTTGGCATCGGCCAGGTGGGCAAGTCTTTCCGTAATGAAATCACACCAGGGAACTTCACATTCAGAACACGTGAATTCGACCAGATGGAACTCGAATTCTTCTGCAAACCGGGCACAGAAATCGAATGGCAGAACTACTGGAAGGATTTCGCCGTCAAATGGCTCAAGGACCTGAACATGAGCGAGGCAAAAACGAGACTCAGGGATCATGACGACGACGAGCTGAGCCACTACTCCAATGCGACAACGGACATCGAATACAAATTCCCGTTCGGCTGGGGCGAACTGTGGGGCATCGCGAGCCGTACCGACTTCGACCTGCGCCAGCATATGGAGCATTCGAATGAGGACTTCACATACCATGACCAGGAGACAGGCGAAAAGTTCATTCCCTACTGTATCGAACCTTCCCTCGGCCTTGACCGCGTCACGCTTGCCTTCCTGTGTGATGCCTATGAAGAAGAGGAACTCGATAATGGCGAAAAGCGTACAGTACTCAGATTCCACCCGCAGCTTGCACCATTCAAGGCAGCAGTGCTGCCGCTGTCCAAGAAGCTGAGCGGTGATGCAATCAAGGTATTCGAGAAGATTGCTGGAGACTTCAATGTCGAGTTCGACGAGTCCCAATCCATCGGCAAACGCTACAGACGACAGGATGAAATCGGCACACCATACTGCATCACCTTCGACTTCGATTCACTTGAAGACAACAAGGTGACTGTCAGGGACCGCGACACGATGGAACAGACACGTGTGGCAATCGATGAGCTGAATGATTTCCTCAAGGAAAAATTCAAATATTAG
- the recO gene encoding DNA repair protein RecO has product MIYQHKGVMIRQTNYSESSRIITILTEDGTQVPLMARGFNKTKSPFIVLKQGLKEALFTYNRFKGMGTLNEVDVIQPFKRVNGDFIVYTYASYVMELITRALEEDMAQETFYRLMIKSLSLLEAESAPAAVVSFTAIKMLPYYGGQMNVDACAVCGTTDRSLFSHYSFSHHSVLCARCIDEETAHRAVPVSNRVLYLAGYMKHTPIDQVDSIRISKENAGLLLAFVEMIYDEYTGVYFKSRRLLKTL; this is encoded by the coding sequence ATGATATATCAGCATAAAGGTGTAATGATCCGGCAGACCAACTACAGTGAGTCCAGCCGGATCATTACCATATTGACGGAGGATGGGACGCAGGTGCCGTTGATGGCAAGAGGGTTCAACAAGACGAAAAGCCCCTTCATCGTCCTGAAGCAGGGACTCAAGGAGGCGCTTTTCACCTACAACCGTTTCAAGGGGATGGGCACACTGAATGAAGTCGATGTCATCCAGCCATTCAAGCGGGTCAATGGTGATTTCATCGTCTACACCTATGCCTCCTATGTCATGGAACTCATCACGCGGGCGTTGGAAGAGGACATGGCGCAGGAGACCTTCTACCGCCTCATGATCAAGTCCCTTTCGCTGCTCGAAGCAGAGAGTGCACCGGCTGCAGTCGTGTCCTTCACAGCGATCAAGATGCTGCCGTACTACGGCGGGCAGATGAATGTCGATGCATGTGCAGTATGCGGCACTACCGACAGGTCGCTGTTCTCCCATTACTCCTTCAGCCATCACAGTGTGCTCTGTGCACGCTGCATCGATGAGGAGACGGCCCATCGTGCCGTCCCCGTCAGCAACAGGGTGCTCTACCTGGCCGGATATATGAAGCATACACCAATCGATCAGGTGGACTCGATCCGCATTTCGAAAGAGAACGCAGGTCTACTGCTCGCATTCGTCGAGATGATATATGATGAATATACTGGCGTCTATTTCAAGTCGAGGCGCCTGCTGAAGACATTATAA
- the era gene encoding GTPase Era: MTENEFKSGFISIIGRPNVGKSTFMNKVLGQKVAIMSDKPQTTRNKIQGVHTTETSQMIFIDTPGIHKPKHQLGEHMMKVARNTLRETEAILFLVNVAEELGRGDEYIIDMLKHTETPIILVLNKIDLVHPDKLIEQIEVYKDKLPFADVVPISALQGNNVDRLLEVIEGYLPEGPMYYPEDRITDHPEHFIVGELIREKALHLTSQEIPHAIGVEVERMKADDRGTVNVSAVIYVERDSQKGMVIGKNGKMLKEIGKMARIDIENLLGSRVYLELWVKVQKDWRNKSQFIRSLGYRDEEY; the protein is encoded by the coding sequence ATGACAGAAAACGAATTCAAATCGGGATTCATAAGCATCATCGGACGGCCGAACGTCGGCAAATCCACTTTCATGAATAAAGTCCTCGGGCAGAAGGTGGCCATCATGTCCGACAAGCCCCAGACGACAAGGAACAAGATACAGGGTGTCCATACGACTGAGACGAGTCAGATGATCTTCATAGATACGCCCGGCATCCACAAGCCGAAGCATCAGCTTGGGGAACATATGATGAAAGTGGCACGGAACACGCTGAGAGAAACGGAAGCCATACTCTTCCTCGTGAATGTGGCGGAAGAGCTCGGCCGGGGGGATGAATACATCATCGATATGCTCAAGCATACGGAGACCCCGATCATCCTTGTGCTGAACAAGATCGATCTTGTCCATCCGGACAAACTCATCGAACAGATAGAGGTGTACAAGGACAAACTTCCTTTTGCCGATGTAGTGCCGATATCAGCGCTCCAGGGCAATAATGTGGACCGTCTGCTCGAGGTCATCGAAGGCTATCTTCCGGAAGGCCCGATGTATTATCCGGAGGATCGGATCACAGACCACCCGGAACACTTCATTGTAGGTGAGCTCATCCGTGAGAAGGCGCTTCATCTGACCAGCCAGGAGATTCCGCATGCGATCGGGGTGGAAGTCGAACGCATGAAGGCCGATGACCGGGGGACGGTCAATGTTTCGGCAGTCATCTATGTCGAACGTGATTCCCAAAAAGGGATGGTCATCGGTAAGAACGGCAAGATGCTCAAGGAAATCGGCAAGATGGCCCGCATTGATATAGAAAACCTTCTCGGCAGCCGGGTCTACCTCGAACTTTGGGTGAAGGTCCAGAAGGACTGGCGCAACAAGTCGCAATTCATCCGTTCACTCGGTTACCGGGACGAGGAGTATTAG
- the cdd gene encoding cytidine deaminase, with product MNDGIFKEEWLEEAKVAQSRAYTPYSKFNVGALLITEDDQYIYGANIENAAYPATICAERSALVSAYSNDIKKFKAIVVITDSEEPSSPCGTCRQVMKELCDDDMPVYLANAAGKVIKRSVDDLLPLGFSGKDMEL from the coding sequence ATGAATGATGGAATATTCAAGGAAGAATGGCTGGAAGAGGCGAAGGTGGCGCAGAGCCGCGCCTATACACCATATTCAAAATTTAATGTGGGTGCACTGCTCATCACTGAAGATGACCAGTACATCTATGGGGCGAATATAGAAAACGCCGCCTATCCGGCAACGATATGCGCAGAGCGCAGTGCACTGGTAAGCGCCTATTCCAATGATATCAAGAAATTCAAGGCGATTGTGGTCATTACGGATTCTGAAGAGCCTTCAAGCCCCTGCGGTACTTGCCGCCAGGTCATGAAGGAACTCTGTGACGATGATATGCCTGTATACTTGGCGAATGCGGCCGGTAAAGTCATCAAACGCTCCGTGGATGATCTGCTGCCGCTCGGCTTTTCTGGGAAGGATATGGAACTATGA
- a CDS encoding diacylglycerol kinase: MRLYNRFKYAFMGLRWLMQKDTHFIVHLVFGGLAVILGMIVGLDRTGWLFIVSAVFLVLIAEAFNTAVEAAVDLSTDTIHPMAKAAKDAGAAGVLLSAVYAVVIGLIVFIPYLI, from the coding sequence ATGAGGCTCTACAACAGGTTCAAATATGCTTTCATGGGTCTCCGGTGGCTGATGCAGAAGGATACGCATTTCATCGTACACCTCGTGTTTGGAGGTCTGGCGGTCATCCTCGGGATGATTGTGGGACTTGACCGCACCGGCTGGCTGTTCATCGTCAGTGCGGTGTTCCTTGTGCTTATTGCTGAGGCATTCAACACAGCAGTCGAAGCTGCAGTAGATCTGTCCACCGACACCATCCATCCGATGGCCAAGGCCGCCAAGGATGCAGGGGCGGCCGGGGTGCTGCTGTCTGCAGTATATGCCGTCGTCATCGGTCTGATTGTATTTATACCCTACCTGATTTAA
- the ybeY gene encoding rRNA maturation RNase YbeY: MIAIDFMDDGSFTDESQRGEIESLISFAYGHLNETDDAEISVSFVDEEEIQEINRNYREKDAVTDVISFAMEDEDDNVIHEDAPRMLGDIIICTDRAKSQAEEYGHSYKRELMFLTLHGFLHLLGYDHMEADEEKEMNRLQDEILDAFGVTRED, from the coding sequence TTGATAGCTATAGATTTCATGGATGACGGCAGTTTTACGGATGAAAGCCAGAGGGGGGAAATCGAGTCGCTGATCAGTTTCGCCTATGGGCATCTGAATGAAACGGATGACGCGGAGATCAGCGTCTCCTTTGTCGATGAAGAGGAAATACAGGAGATCAACCGGAACTATCGGGAAAAGGACGCCGTCACGGATGTGATCAGCTTCGCAATGGAGGATGAGGATGACAATGTCATCCATGAAGATGCCCCGCGGATGCTCGGTGACATCATCATCTGCACGGATCGTGCGAAGTCCCAGGCTGAGGAATATGGCCACAGCTATAAGAGGGAATTGATGTTCCTTACGCTCCATGGCTTCCTCCACCTGCTCGGCTACGATCACATGGAAGCGGATGAGGAGAAGGAGATGAACCGGCTCCAGGACGAAATACTCGATGCCTTCGGTGTAACCCGGGAAGATTGA
- a CDS encoding PhoH family protein translates to MPNIINIDSLDEAQALIGANDQHITFLEEEFDVTIHTLGNEITVDGADDQNVELTEDVLINLLKIIQRGMSINLRDVQSAAMMARKGTIEYLADLYNEEIARDVKGKSIRAKTTGQRLYIENIKRHDLTFGIGPAGTGKTFLAVVLACQMLRENSVKRIVLTRPAVEAGENLGFLPGDLKEKVDPYLRPLYDGLHTVLGAEQTDRLIERGVIEVAPLAYMRGRTLNEAFVILDEAQNTTEMQMKMFLTRLGFGSKMVVTGDETQIDLPGSTKSGLVESVRLLSDVRGIAVNKMDESDVVRHPLVSKIIKAYEKE, encoded by the coding sequence ATTACTTTTCTGGAAGAGGAGTTCGATGTGACGATCCACACCCTCGGCAATGAAATCACCGTTGATGGTGCTGATGATCAAAACGTCGAATTGACGGAAGATGTACTGATCAACCTGCTTAAAATCATCCAGCGGGGGATGTCCATCAATCTCAGGGACGTCCAGTCTGCAGCGATGATGGCACGCAAGGGTACGATCGAATACCTTGCGGATCTCTATAATGAAGAGATCGCCCGTGATGTAAAAGGGAAGAGCATCCGTGCGAAGACGACCGGGCAGCGCCTGTATATAGAAAACATCAAACGCCATGACCTGACATTCGGCATCGGCCCTGCAGGTACAGGCAAGACATTCCTCGCTGTCGTACTGGCTTGCCAGATGCTCCGTGAAAATAGTGTGAAACGGATCGTTCTGACACGTCCAGCGGTGGAAGCAGGGGAGAACCTGGGCTTCCTGCCGGGCGACCTCAAGGAAAAGGTGGATCCCTATCTTCGGCCGCTCTATGATGGCCTCCACACGGTACTCGGCGCAGAGCAGACGGACCGCCTCATAGAACGCGGTGTCATAGAGGTGGCGCCGCTTGCCTACATGCGTGGCCGGACTTTGAATGAGGCATTTGTAATTCTGGATGAAGCACAGAATACTACAGAAATGCAGATGAAGATGTTCCTCACACGGCTCGGATTCGGATCGAAGATGGTCGTCACCGGCGACGAGACGCAGATCGATCTCCCGGGATCCACGAAGAGCGGTCTTGTCGAATCCGTCAGGCTGCTTTCCGATGTCAGGGGAATCGCAGTGAATAAGATGGATGAATCGGATGTCGTACGCCATCCACTTGTATCAAAAATCATCAAAGCATATGAGAAGGAGTGA